One genomic region from Halomicrobium zhouii encodes:
- a CDS encoding helix-turn-helix transcriptional regulator, translated as MDLSIDDTGGSGGTENDGTSVEAAIGDVAFLTRAGHRVSALVALADRPRSRAALQELTGVSASTIGRTLGEFERRHWIQRDGHEYEATQLGAFVAAAMREVTRQLATERKLRDAWQWLPTAADGFSVEMCADAVVSVAETADPYRPVRRFVSLLAETDRFRFVGSDLALIEPCKDEFRQRVLDGVRTEIIDPPSVARRVLSAYPEHCEAPLKSGNLTVRVHDDVPPYGLALFDDRVGIVGYSTDSGTVQVLLDTDAAPAREWAEATYASYRSEARPLPVTLSA; from the coding sequence ATGGATCTCTCGATCGACGACACCGGTGGGTCTGGCGGTACCGAAAACGACGGGACCTCCGTCGAGGCGGCGATCGGCGACGTCGCGTTCCTCACGCGGGCGGGACACCGCGTCAGCGCGCTCGTGGCACTGGCCGACCGCCCGCGAAGCAGGGCGGCCCTCCAGGAGTTGACCGGCGTCTCGGCGTCGACGATCGGACGAACGCTGGGCGAGTTCGAGCGACGACACTGGATCCAGCGGGACGGACACGAGTACGAGGCGACACAGCTGGGCGCGTTCGTCGCGGCGGCGATGCGGGAGGTGACGCGACAGCTAGCGACCGAGCGGAAGCTCCGGGACGCCTGGCAGTGGCTTCCGACGGCGGCCGACGGGTTCTCCGTCGAGATGTGTGCCGACGCGGTGGTGTCGGTCGCGGAAACAGCCGACCCGTATCGACCGGTGCGGCGGTTCGTTTCGTTGCTCGCCGAGACCGACCGCTTTCGGTTCGTCGGGTCCGACCTGGCTCTGATCGAGCCCTGCAAGGACGAGTTCCGACAGCGGGTCCTCGACGGCGTCCGGACGGAGATTATCGACCCACCGAGCGTCGCTCGACGGGTGCTCTCCGCCTACCCGGAGCACTGCGAAGCCCCCCTGAAGAGCGGTAATCTCACGGTTCGCGTGCACGACGACGTGCCGCCCTACGGACTCGCTCTCTTCGACGACCGGGTCGGAATCGTCGGATACAGTACCGACTCCGGGACGGTACAGGTACTGCTCGACACCGACGCGGCGCCGGCGCGAGAGTGGGCAGAAGCGACGTACGCGAGCTACCGGAGCGAGGCACGGCCGCTCCCGGTCACGCTGTCCGCGTAG
- a CDS encoding alpha-amylase family glycosyl hydrolase — protein sequence MHHPGPPRFVHVGESVELAPRTPDPDASFAWRLVDAPGDSDITVGDGPVVHLAPDVPGTYRLELDAPDGTHHQTVRAFPDPRKPARFRVDPADVDGDVSGAETASVIGQFNDFTMGVDRAQFEDGAWVLDADLPPGDHEGLFAFDDAFDPFASSEVTVEGPGRPRVRLDGRQEGDEVVVTVTADAAPDGSDPDVEFHLDDRDELDEDDVAIEDAELRVPADALPELARVHAVAVAERHSIADTLELSLGGESLTVDRPADPPAWLRETSMYEIFVREFAGETVDTTFEEIERRVPYLEHLGIDVVWLTPVLESPTRHGYHITDMFDTADDLGSRAAFESLVDRLHEADIRVVFDLVINHTSRDHPAFQLHRAGVPEYADHYERIPTEQDTSDVDWAGDDAPGHYFTWTRIPNVNFDSLAVREWMLDVVAEWAPVVDGFRCDVAWGVPHGFWKEVRERVKDEDDEFLLLDETVPKRDAAFHENEFDFHYDADLYFALRDIGQGDAAADVIFDALTDTQRHGYPDEAVHMRYVENHDEDRYLEECGRAALPAAAAATFTLPGVPMIYYGQERGVEDSRGTMRWHDGDQELTDFHRRLVSLRDDHPALRADGVDPVDVDVTDGDPDRVVAYERASDDERLVVVLNFGDEPATVTPGVDVTDTDLLSETDVGAGDSLRVSDAVVVRRTE from the coding sequence ATGCACCACCCCGGCCCACCCCGGTTCGTCCACGTCGGCGAGTCGGTCGAACTCGCCCCGCGCACGCCGGATCCGGACGCATCCTTCGCCTGGCGACTCGTCGACGCGCCCGGAGACAGCGACATCACCGTCGGCGACGGCCCGGTTGTCCACCTGGCGCCCGACGTCCCGGGCACCTACCGCCTCGAACTCGACGCGCCGGACGGGACCCACCACCAGACGGTCCGCGCGTTCCCGGACCCCCGGAAACCCGCCCGGTTCCGCGTGGACCCGGCCGACGTCGACGGGGACGTCTCCGGGGCCGAGACGGCGAGCGTCATCGGCCAGTTCAACGACTTCACGATGGGCGTCGACCGAGCGCAGTTCGAAGACGGCGCCTGGGTCCTCGACGCCGACCTGCCGCCGGGCGACCACGAGGGCCTCTTCGCCTTCGACGACGCGTTCGATCCGTTCGCCAGTTCCGAGGTGACGGTCGAGGGTCCGGGCCGACCGAGAGTCCGACTCGACGGGCGACAGGAGGGCGACGAGGTCGTCGTAACCGTCACCGCGGACGCCGCCCCCGACGGGAGCGACCCCGACGTCGAATTCCACCTCGACGATCGGGACGAACTGGACGAGGACGACGTCGCCATCGAGGACGCAGAACTGCGAGTCCCCGCCGACGCGCTGCCCGAACTGGCCCGGGTGCACGCCGTCGCGGTCGCCGAACGTCATAGCATCGCCGACACGCTCGAACTCTCGCTCGGCGGAGAGTCCCTCACCGTCGACCGGCCCGCCGACCCGCCGGCCTGGCTCCGGGAGACGTCGATGTACGAGATATTCGTTCGCGAGTTCGCGGGCGAGACGGTCGACACGACCTTCGAGGAGATCGAGCGCCGGGTGCCGTACCTCGAACACCTCGGCATCGACGTCGTGTGGCTGACGCCGGTCCTGGAGAGCCCCACCCGCCACGGCTACCACATCACGGACATGTTCGACACCGCCGACGACCTCGGGTCCCGCGCCGCGTTCGAGTCCCTCGTCGACCGCCTGCACGAGGCCGACATCCGCGTCGTCTTCGACCTGGTGATCAACCACACCTCGCGGGACCACCCCGCCTTCCAGCTCCACCGCGCCGGCGTCCCCGAGTACGCCGACCACTACGAGCGCATCCCCACGGAACAGGACACCAGCGACGTGGACTGGGCGGGCGACGACGCGCCGGGCCACTACTTCACCTGGACCAGGATTCCCAACGTGAACTTCGACTCGCTGGCGGTCCGCGAGTGGATGCTCGACGTGGTCGCCGAGTGGGCACCCGTCGTCGACGGCTTCCGCTGTGACGTCGCCTGGGGCGTCCCCCACGGCTTCTGGAAGGAGGTCCGCGAGCGCGTGAAGGATGAGGACGACGAGTTCCTCCTGCTGGACGAGACGGTCCCCAAGCGGGACGCCGCCTTCCACGAGAACGAGTTCGACTTCCACTACGACGCCGACCTCTACTTCGCCCTGCGCGATATCGGCCAGGGAGACGCCGCCGCCGACGTCATCTTCGACGCGCTGACCGACACCCAGCGCCACGGCTACCCCGACGAAGCGGTGCACATGCGCTACGTCGAGAACCACGACGAGGACCGCTACCTCGAGGAGTGCGGCAGGGCGGCGCTCCCGGCGGCCGCCGCCGCGACGTTCACCCTCCCCGGCGTCCCGATGATCTACTACGGCCAGGAGCGCGGCGTCGAGGACTCCCGCGGGACGATGCGCTGGCACGACGGCGACCAGGAACTGACCGACTTCCACCGCCGCCTCGTCTCGCTCCGGGACGACCACCCCGCGCTCCGCGCCGACGGGGTGGACCCGGTCGACGTCGACGTGACGGACGGCGACCCCGACCGCGTCGTCGCCTACGAGCGCGCCAGCGACGACGAGCGACTCGTGGTCGTCCTGAACTTCGGCGACGAGCCCGCGACGGTCACGCCCGGCGTCGACGTCACGGACACGGACCTGCTCTCCGAAACCGACGTCGGAGCCGGCGACTCGCTCCGCGTTTCGGACGCCGTCGTCGTTCGGCGCACGGAGTGA
- a CDS encoding ATP-grasp domain-containing protein, translating into MRRLAVATQEETYERMGEPLADRGIEVVPVQPSERTVDLTDSPYPDVDVGFVFPPRIMEGGVLDAHLDVPWVNDREAVLRSRNKADVLARLSAAEVPVPETVMASNPVGEGKLAEAYRCFDEPVVVKPNSTTRGTGIAKAHDLDSFLGVVDYLDLVHDYRATADRSFLVQEFLPDARDVRAMVVDGEVVGAVERRLPEESVADGQWKHNVHRGAAAEGISLDGELRRLAERTADVLDIDYLGVDLLVTDDRAVVNETNARPTIDAATKYEDGFWDTLAELIREAADESRR; encoded by the coding sequence ATGCGCAGGCTCGCCGTGGCGACGCAGGAGGAGACGTACGAGCGGATGGGCGAGCCACTCGCCGACCGGGGCATCGAGGTGGTCCCGGTCCAGCCGTCGGAGCGGACGGTCGATCTCACCGACTCGCCCTACCCCGACGTCGACGTCGGGTTCGTCTTCCCGCCGCGGATTATGGAGGGCGGCGTGCTCGACGCTCACCTCGACGTCCCGTGGGTCAACGACCGCGAGGCGGTGTTGCGGTCGCGGAACAAGGCCGACGTGCTCGCCCGACTCTCCGCGGCAGAGGTGCCGGTTCCCGAGACGGTGATGGCGTCGAACCCCGTCGGCGAGGGGAAGTTAGCCGAGGCCTACCGGTGCTTCGACGAGCCCGTCGTCGTCAAGCCCAACTCGACGACGCGGGGGACGGGCATCGCCAAGGCCCACGACCTCGACTCCTTTCTCGGCGTCGTCGACTACCTCGACCTGGTGCACGACTACCGCGCGACGGCGGATCGGTCGTTCCTCGTCCAGGAGTTCCTCCCCGACGCCCGCGACGTCCGGGCGATGGTCGTCGACGGCGAGGTGGTCGGGGCGGTGGAGCGTCGCCTGCCCGAGGAATCCGTCGCCGACGGCCAGTGGAAGCACAACGTCCACCGCGGCGCCGCGGCCGAGGGCATCTCACTCGACGGCGAGTTGCGGAGGCTGGCCGAACGGACCGCCGACGTCCTCGATATCGACTACCTCGGCGTCGACCTGCTCGTCACCGACGACCGCGCCGTGGTTAACGAAACCAATGCCCGGCCGACCATCGACGCGGCGACGAAGTACGAGGACGGGTTCTGGGATACGTTGGCGGAGTTGATCCGGGAGGCAGCCGACGAATCGCGGCGCTGA
- a CDS encoding type IV pilin, with amino-acid sequence MVRGRLRRENRGVSPVISVVLLVAITVILAATAGYVVFGLADETKAVAPQPAITATYDRTTDGDGQALELVFEGGDTLEEKNVYFVLQDAVAVNPSGSDSAAEIDGNQIDAQIGSEIAAGATMTIDADATTVDTTSSPSEKLDLSDATLRLVWDPASADIQETETIWRWSDS; translated from the coding sequence ATGGTGCGAGGACGCCTTCGTCGGGAAAACCGGGGAGTCAGCCCCGTCATCAGTGTCGTGTTGCTCGTCGCGATAACCGTGATACTCGCGGCGACGGCGGGCTACGTGGTGTTCGGGCTGGCCGACGAGACGAAGGCAGTGGCGCCCCAGCCCGCTATCACTGCCACGTACGACCGAACCACGGACGGCGACGGGCAGGCCCTGGAACTCGTGTTCGAGGGAGGCGACACACTCGAAGAGAAGAACGTCTACTTCGTGCTGCAAGATGCGGTGGCAGTCAATCCTTCGGGGTCGGACTCGGCAGCCGAGATCGATGGTAATCAGATCGACGCTCAGATCGGGTCGGAGATCGCTGCGGGAGCCACGATGACGATCGATGCGGACGCGACGACGGTGGATACAACTTCGTCCCCGAGCGAGAAACTCGACCTGAGCGACGCCACGCTCCGCCTCGTCTGGGACCCCGCGTCCGCCGACATCCAGGAGACCGAAACGATCTGGCGCTGGTCGGATAGCTGA
- a CDS encoding 50S ribosomal protein L16: MSDKPASMYREIDKPAYTRREYITGIPGSKIAQHKMGDKEADAEDYPVQISLVVEEECQLRHGSLEASRLSANRHLIKSFGEGNYKMTLRKFPHQVLRENKQATGAGADRVSDGMRQAFGKIVGTAARIDKGERLFTAYCEVDQADEVKEAFRRAYNKITPPCRIKVERGEELLIA, translated from the coding sequence ATGTCGGACAAGCCAGCCTCGATGTACCGGGAGATCGACAAGCCCGCGTACACCCGACGGGAGTACATCACGGGGATCCCCGGTTCCAAGATCGCACAGCACAAGATGGGAGACAAGGAGGCCGACGCCGAGGACTACCCGGTCCAGATCAGCCTCGTCGTCGAGGAGGAGTGTCAGCTCCGCCACGGTTCGCTGGAGGCCTCGCGCCTCTCGGCCAACCGCCACCTCATCAAGAGCTTCGGCGAGGGCAACTACAAGATGACGCTGCGGAAGTTCCCCCACCAGGTCCTGCGCGAGAACAAGCAGGCGACCGGTGCGGGTGCGGACCGTGTCTCCGACGGCATGCGCCAGGCCTTCGGGAAGATCGTCGGCACCGCCGCCCGAATCGACAAGGGCGAGCGCCTCTTCACGGCCTACTGCGAGGTCGACCAGGCCGACGAGGTCAAGGAGGCCTTCCGCCGCGCCTACAACAAGATCACGCCCCCGTGCCGGATCAAGGTCGAACGGGGAGAAGAACTGCTGATTGCGTAA
- a CDS encoding TrmB family transcriptional regulator, whose amino-acid sequence MDDASLEDLLQRFGFSDKEVDTYLTILALGEAKASTIADDAGVSKRYVYSIAETLEDRGFVEVNDHVVPTTIRANEPEDVVEALTGDLQEMRPALESRFSRTAPRSESFEVVKSRVTVLKRVAELVDRAEVEVTLAIPYRLLDEVAEELRAAVDRGVLVVLIVTDVDPAADLELDGLASVARAWEQPMPTMLTVDQQAGIVAPGEMLSRSDSTAQAIVFAQEQLGPVIVGSFLGNYLPMAAEVYTADPTGLPATFQDFRHAVLEATLHLRANDAVRARVTGRSVSDDLDVAELEGQVVEIRQGLLEPATNDFPVENTLFVETDEGTFSVGGQGAFVEDFEADAVELLPSE is encoded by the coding sequence ATGGACGACGCGTCGCTCGAGGACCTGCTCCAGCGGTTCGGGTTCTCGGACAAGGAAGTGGACACGTATCTCACGATACTGGCGCTGGGGGAGGCGAAGGCGAGCACCATCGCCGACGACGCGGGGGTGTCGAAGCGGTACGTCTACAGCATCGCCGAGACGCTCGAAGACCGTGGATTCGTCGAGGTCAACGACCACGTCGTGCCGACGACCATCCGGGCCAACGAGCCGGAGGACGTCGTCGAGGCGCTGACGGGCGACCTCCAGGAGATGCGCCCAGCGCTGGAGTCGCGCTTCTCGCGGACGGCGCCGCGCTCGGAGAGCTTCGAGGTGGTCAAGTCCCGGGTCACCGTCCTCAAGCGCGTCGCGGAACTGGTCGACCGCGCCGAGGTGGAGGTGACGCTGGCCATCCCGTACCGGCTGCTCGACGAGGTGGCCGAGGAGTTGCGCGCGGCCGTCGACCGGGGCGTGCTGGTCGTCCTGATCGTCACCGACGTCGACCCGGCTGCGGACCTCGAACTCGACGGGCTGGCGTCGGTCGCCCGCGCCTGGGAACAGCCGATGCCGACGATGCTCACCGTCGACCAGCAGGCGGGTATCGTCGCCCCCGGCGAGATGCTCTCCCGCTCGGACAGCACCGCCCAGGCCATCGTCTTCGCCCAGGAGCAACTCGGCCCGGTCATCGTCGGCTCGTTCCTGGGGAACTACCTCCCGATGGCGGCGGAGGTGTACACCGCCGACCCGACCGGCCTCCCCGCCACGTTCCAGGACTTCCGCCACGCGGTGCTGGAGGCGACGCTGCACCTCCGGGCCAACGACGCGGTCCGCGCCCGCGTCACGGGCCGGTCGGTCAGCGACGACCTCGACGTCGCGGAACTGGAGGGCCAGGTCGTCGAGATTCGACAGGGGCTGCTCGAACCCGCGACCAACGACTTCCCCGTCGAGAACACGCTCTTCGTCGAGACCGACGAGGGCACCTTCAGCGTCGGCGGCCAGGGCGCCTTCGTCGAGGATTTCGAGGCCGACGCGGTCGAACTGCTGCCCAGCGAATAG
- a CDS encoding DUF7563 family protein, producing MPNCKNCEASVTSAYVRVFAPEGMDHPRVCPNCEDKIREQAEVRQKRN from the coding sequence GTGCCGAATTGCAAGAACTGCGAGGCGTCCGTGACGTCGGCGTACGTGCGAGTGTTCGCACCCGAGGGAATGGACCACCCGCGCGTGTGCCCGAACTGTGAAGACAAGATCCGCGAGCAGGCCGAAGTTCGGCAGAAGCGAAACTGA
- a CDS encoding glycosyltransferase family 87 protein: MSPDQNRRPVRAALAAGVCFGLAYLVAVPLLRPEQVGLATDVYFLAAERALAGDSPYLVAPPGRPGYEFVYQPVVVLAFVPHALTGSPLGAYLFQTALNLLSAGAIAVLLVRYVERSGADFDRLDRALVAGFVLASVHSISVFVMGQVNLQLALAVAAGGILLDRDSQAWAGAAFAAAATVKLFPAAVGLWLLRRRAWRAVAAAVVTGTALLLAGVLVFGPSLFQTYLTEVLAGESHTAEFAGGLDPSTMYVTVRRPLAALFPATDPALLTLAALALLVPVVVAASWDVSTRRGRLVALLATLLGAMLLLPLEPFYFSLLYYPLVPLLYLLDPGRVRGVFAAGTVLLSAVISYPAVEGLLALAPVSRGLSTTLAAITREIFRFAQPPLVGSLLLLAGCVLLQYQWATEDVSMEQADPRVE, encoded by the coding sequence ATGTCTCCCGACCAGAATCGCCGACCCGTCCGGGCCGCACTCGCCGCGGGCGTCTGCTTCGGGCTGGCCTACCTCGTCGCCGTCCCACTGTTGCGTCCCGAGCAGGTCGGCCTGGCGACGGACGTCTACTTCCTCGCCGCCGAGCGGGCCCTCGCTGGCGACAGTCCGTACCTCGTCGCGCCGCCGGGCCGCCCGGGCTACGAGTTCGTCTACCAGCCCGTCGTGGTGCTGGCGTTCGTCCCACACGCGCTCACCGGCAGTCCACTCGGCGCATACCTCTTCCAGACCGCGCTGAACCTCCTGTCGGCCGGCGCCATCGCGGTCCTGCTGGTACGATACGTCGAGCGCTCGGGGGCCGATTTCGACCGCCTCGACCGCGCCCTCGTCGCGGGCTTCGTTCTCGCCTCGGTCCACTCGATTTCGGTCTTCGTCATGGGCCAGGTGAACCTCCAGCTGGCGCTCGCCGTCGCCGCTGGTGGGATCTTGCTCGACCGCGACAGCCAGGCGTGGGCCGGCGCCGCCTTCGCCGCCGCGGCGACGGTGAAGCTGTTCCCCGCCGCCGTCGGGCTGTGGCTCCTCCGGCGTCGGGCCTGGCGCGCGGTCGCGGCCGCCGTCGTCACCGGTACGGCGCTCCTCCTCGCCGGCGTCCTCGTCTTCGGCCCGTCGCTGTTCCAGACCTACCTCACCGAGGTGCTCGCCGGCGAATCGCACACTGCGGAGTTCGCCGGGGGGCTGGACCCGTCGACGATGTACGTCACGGTCCGCCGCCCGCTCGCCGCGCTGTTCCCCGCGACAGACCCGGCGCTCCTCACCCTGGCCGCACTTGCCCTGCTCGTTCCAGTGGTCGTCGCCGCGTCGTGGGACGTCTCCACCCGCCGCGGGCGCCTGGTCGCTCTCCTGGCGACGCTACTGGGTGCCATGCTCCTCCTCCCGCTGGAGCCCTTTTACTTCTCGCTGCTGTACTATCCACTCGTCCCGCTGCTGTACCTCCTGGACCCTGGCCGCGTTCGCGGCGTGTTCGCCGCCGGGACGGTCCTGCTGTCGGCGGTGATAAGCTACCCGGCCGTCGAGGGACTGCTCGCTCTCGCGCCGGTGTCTCGAGGGCTTTCGACGACGCTCGCGGCTATCACCCGGGAGATCTTCCGATTCGCGCAACCGCCACTGGTCGGTTCGCTGCTGTTACTCGCCGGCTGCGTGCTCTTGCAGTACCAGTGGGCGACGGAGGACGTCTCGATGGAGCAGGCCGACCCCCGCGTCGAGTAG
- a CDS encoding glycoside hydrolase family 15 protein, with translation MNLRDALNDFKRHRGADSRFPGERRTTAGRFSGRDGRLVHVGADGAVRDFSYPLVGLTGVARSRFGVRPAGEPAAETAWFDAAASEQRYHADTALVVTDHETPFGAVTEYDLTLDDRHVTHVDASRASEPLDVVACVGFAPDGRENRIAQLHHGDAVEVYHADETDYLASATGFETVRGDAFEGFESLLAADPSDYPREGPENPYDEDLLSGDVIGVAPTEDGTATVATLLTTRGESSRSDALERVRAAAAEYDRDALERVAKAQVEVTVDDDLPHADAVAADLRVVSLLTGASGLRIAAPDFDPWYAYSGGYGYSWFRDDSEISRFLLEADDRFDLGIDDWHDRSARAYRDTQLEDGSWPHRVWAFDGSLAPGWANGRLEAGDDVNYQADQTGSVAAFLARAGGDDRELLARALDALDASLADDGRPVTCQNAWEDMVGRFTHTAATFLEAYATLAGTDVDGVSDRAAERADEVYEALDDLWVPERETYALREYGPENEETGLDARADSGTLALANAHRAYAEVGDVDDERMDRLVSHVEGVVEDLFHETDDVAGLVRYEGDAWRQRDQGREKIWTVSTAWGAHAAATTAALLVDRDDERAEDVAGTARDLLALVLPGGALCEPTGYLPEQVFDDGTADSATPLGWPHALRLATVALMDEYDLLEAQAVAADD, from the coding sequence ATGAACTTACGGGACGCGCTGAACGACTTCAAGCGCCATCGTGGAGCCGACTCCCGGTTCCCTGGCGAACGACGCACGACGGCCGGACGGTTCTCCGGCCGCGACGGGCGGCTCGTCCACGTCGGCGCGGACGGCGCCGTCCGGGACTTCAGCTACCCGCTCGTCGGCCTGACCGGTGTCGCCCGGTCTCGCTTCGGCGTCAGGCCCGCCGGCGAACCCGCCGCCGAGACGGCGTGGTTCGACGCCGCCGCGAGCGAGCAGCGCTACCACGCCGACACGGCGCTGGTCGTCACCGACCACGAGACGCCCTTCGGCGCCGTCACCGAGTACGACCTCACCCTCGACGACCGCCACGTCACGCACGTCGACGCCAGTAGAGCGTCGGAGCCGCTCGACGTCGTCGCCTGCGTCGGCTTCGCGCCGGACGGCCGCGAGAATCGAATCGCCCAGCTCCACCACGGCGACGCCGTGGAGGTGTACCACGCCGACGAGACTGACTATCTCGCCAGCGCGACTGGCTTCGAGACGGTCCGCGGCGACGCCTTCGAGGGATTCGAGTCGCTGCTCGCCGCCGACCCCAGCGACTACCCGCGCGAGGGGCCGGAGAACCCCTACGACGAGGACCTGCTCAGCGGCGACGTGATCGGGGTCGCACCCACCGAGGACGGCACCGCGACGGTGGCGACGTTGCTCACGACCCGGGGCGAGTCGTCCCGCAGCGACGCCCTCGAACGCGTCCGGGCGGCCGCGGCCGAGTACGACCGGGACGCCCTCGAACGCGTGGCGAAGGCCCAGGTCGAGGTGACCGTCGACGACGACCTGCCCCACGCCGACGCCGTCGCGGCCGATCTCCGCGTCGTCTCCCTGCTCACCGGCGCGAGCGGGCTCCGCATCGCCGCGCCCGACTTCGACCCCTGGTACGCCTACTCCGGCGGCTACGGCTACTCGTGGTTCCGCGACGACTCGGAGATTTCGCGGTTCCTGCTGGAGGCCGACGACCGCTTCGACCTGGGCATCGACGACTGGCACGACCGGAGCGCGAGGGCGTACCGTGACACCCAGCTCGAGGACGGCTCCTGGCCCCACCGCGTCTGGGCCTTCGACGGCTCGCTGGCGCCGGGGTGGGCCAACGGCCGGCTGGAGGCCGGCGACGACGTCAACTACCAGGCCGACCAGACCGGCAGCGTCGCGGCGTTCCTCGCCCGCGCCGGCGGCGACGACCGCGAACTGCTCGCCCGCGCCCTCGACGCCCTCGACGCGTCGCTGGCCGACGACGGCCGCCCGGTCACCTGCCAGAACGCCTGGGAGGACATGGTCGGCCGGTTCACCCACACCGCCGCGACGTTCCTGGAGGCCTACGCGACGCTCGCGGGGACGGACGTCGACGGCGTCAGCGACCGGGCCGCCGAGCGCGCCGACGAAGTGTACGAGGCCCTGGACGACCTTTGGGTCCCGGAGCGGGAGACGTACGCGCTCAGAGAGTACGGCCCCGAGAACGAGGAGACCGGGCTGGACGCGCGGGCCGACTCCGGGACGCTCGCGCTGGCCAACGCCCACCGCGCCTACGCCGAGGTGGGTGACGTCGACGACGAGCGAATGGACAGGCTCGTCTCACACGTCGAGGGCGTGGTCGAGGACCTGTTCCACGAGACCGACGACGTCGCCGGCCTGGTCCGGTACGAGGGCGACGCCTGGCGCCAGCGGGACCAGGGTCGCGAGAAGATCTGGACCGTCTCGACCGCGTGGGGCGCCCACGCCGCGGCGACGACCGCCGCGTTGCTCGTCGACCGCGACGACGAGCGGGCCGAGGACGTGGCGGGGACGGCCCGCGACCTGCTGGCGCTCGTGCTCCCCGGCGGAGCGCTCTGCGAGCCCACGGGCTACCTGCCCGAGCAGGTGTTCGACGACGGGACGGCCGACAGCGCGACGCCGCTCGGGTGGCCCCACGCGCTCAGGCTGGCGACGGTGGCGCTGATGGACGAGTACGACCTGCTCGAAGCACAGGCAGTGGCGGCCGACGACTAG
- a CDS encoding cupin domain-containing protein, giving the protein MGYHVVDPAELDPEPDRPSEMKYVSEAADMDNIGLRTYRVDPGEEIPLSGLHYHDEQEEVFYVVEGTLSVETPDDLYTVEAGQFFVAEPGSAHRAHNADDASEAVRVIGMGAPPVSDGHAYGE; this is encoded by the coding sequence ATGGGCTACCACGTCGTCGACCCGGCCGAGTTAGACCCGGAACCGGACCGGCCCTCGGAGATGAAGTACGTCAGCGAGGCCGCCGACATGGACAACATCGGCCTGCGGACCTACCGCGTCGACCCCGGCGAGGAGATTCCCCTCTCCGGGCTGCACTACCACGACGAGCAGGAAGAGGTCTTCTACGTCGTCGAGGGGACCCTGTCCGTCGAGACGCCCGACGACCTGTACACGGTCGAGGCCGGGCAGTTCTTCGTCGCCGAGCCGGGGAGCGCCCACCGGGCGCACAACGCCGACGACGCGAGCGAGGCCGTTCGGGTCATCGGGATGGGCGCGCCGCCGGTCAGCGACGGGCACGCGTACGGGGAGTGA
- a CDS encoding glutathione S-transferase family protein yields the protein MNMLVDGEWRTDAGAYTNEDGEFERQETSFRDFVEDDPDARFQPEAGRYHLYVSYACPWAHRTLVTRALKGLEEAISVDVVDPYRDEDGWQFTPEKEGCTEDTIHGSDYLREVYQQADPEMTGRVTVPVLWDKAEETIVNNESAEIMRMLDTAFGDIATQDVDLYPEGYQDDVDHIIDDIYGPINNGVYRTGFANSQEAYDEAVHELFDALDHWDDVLDDQRYLAGDRLTEADVAMFTTLVRFDEVYHTHFMCNHQLIREYDNLWPYLRDLYQTQGVADTVDMDHIKEHYYTTHPDVSPKRIVPMGPDPDFTQPHERNELPGGPPEDLLPLA from the coding sequence ATGAACATGCTCGTTGACGGCGAGTGGCGCACGGACGCCGGAGCGTACACCAACGAGGACGGCGAGTTCGAGCGCCAGGAGACGTCGTTCCGCGATTTCGTCGAGGACGACCCCGACGCACGGTTCCAGCCGGAGGCCGGCCGATACCACCTCTACGTCTCCTACGCGTGCCCGTGGGCCCACCGGACGCTCGTGACGCGCGCGCTGAAGGGGCTGGAGGAGGCTATCTCCGTCGACGTCGTCGACCCCTATCGGGACGAGGACGGCTGGCAGTTCACGCCCGAAAAGGAGGGATGCACCGAGGACACCATCCACGGGAGTGACTACCTCCGCGAGGTGTACCAGCAGGCCGATCCCGAGATGACCGGGCGCGTCACCGTCCCGGTCCTCTGGGACAAAGCGGAGGAGACCATCGTCAACAACGAGTCCGCGGAGATCATGCGGATGCTCGATACTGCGTTCGGCGACATCGCGACGCAGGACGTCGACCTGTATCCCGAAGGTTACCAGGACGACGTCGACCACATCATCGACGATATCTACGGGCCGATCAACAACGGCGTCTACCGCACCGGCTTCGCGAACTCCCAGGAAGCCTACGACGAGGCGGTCCACGAGCTGTTCGACGCGCTCGACCACTGGGACGACGTGCTCGACGACCAGCGCTACCTCGCCGGCGACCGCCTGACGGAGGCCGACGTCGCGATGTTCACCACGCTGGTGCGCTTCGACGAGGTGTACCACACCCACTTCATGTGCAATCACCAGCTGATCCGCGAGTACGACAACCTCTGGCCGTACCTGCGTGACCTCTACCAGACCCAGGGCGTCGCCGACACCGTCGACATGGACCACATCAAAGAACACTACTACACCACGCACCCGGACGTCAGCCCCAAGCGCATCGTCCCGATGGGGCCCGACCCGGATTTCACCCAACCCCACGAACGCAACGAACTCCCCGGCGGTCCGCCGGAGGACCTGCTGCCGCTTGCCTGA